Within the Saccharopolyspora gloriosae genome, the region CGTGACCGGACTGCCTCCGGCCGTGCTATCCGGCTCTTCGCGGCGACGGTGTCCGCATGTTGCAGTCTCATACCTTCAGGGGATGACGGTCACCGCAGGTCACGGATGTTTCCTGGCGGTTCCACGACGGCGCCGGACGGCTTTGCCCCGGTGGCGGACGGCGTCACCGGGTCCCGGTAGGCGGCGGCCAGCTCCGCCGCGAGCGCGGCCTCGGTGTGCACGCCCGCGATCCGAGCGCGGGCGGCTGCGGCGAGTCCCGCCGCCCACGGCGGGTCCGCCAGCAGGCTCGCGACGGCCGAGCCGAGCAGGTCCGGGCGAGCCGGTGGGACGAGCAGTCCCGTCACCCCCGGCACGATCACGTCGCCGATCGCGTTCACCGCCGTGGCCACCACCGGCACGCCACCGCTCATCGCCTCCACCACCGCCAGCGGCAGTCCCTCGTAGCGGCTGGACTGCACGAACACGTCGAATGCCTGCACCAGTTCGGCCGCGTCGGGGCGGTCCCCGGCCAGCTCGACGCGGACGCCGAGGCGGGCCGCCGCCGACCGCACCCGCGCGGCGCGTTCGCCGTCGCCGATCCACACGCCGATCACGTCCGGCCTGCGCAGCGCCGCCAACGCGCGGACCCAGTCCTCCGGGGCCTTCTGGTAGACGAGCCTGCCGACCGCTCCGACGACGGTCGCCGCCGGTGGCAGTCCCAGCTCGCGGCGGGCCTGGCCGGGCCGGATCGGGACGGGGCGCACCGCGACTCCGGTGGTGCGCACTCGTTCCGGCGCGATGAGACCGCGCCGGACGGCTTCGACGGCCACGCCGGTGCCGACGCACAGCGCCACATCGGTGACTCCGCCCAGGGCGCGTTCCACCGCCAGGTAAGCCTGCCTGCGCGGTGCGCGCTGGAACTCGTGGAACGGGAAGCCGTGGTAGGAGTGCACGATCCGGGCCGCTCCGGCCCGGGCCGCCGCGACCCGGCCGAGCGCCCCGGCTTTCGCGCAGTGGGTGTGCACCACGTCGAACGAGCCGCGGCGCAGCAGCGCGGTGAGGCGTCGCAGCGCCCGCAGATCGTCGGCAGGGGCGATCGGGGCGCGCAGCGCCGGTTCGAGCACGGTCGCCAGTCCCGCGTCGGTGGCCTCCCGCAGCAACCGCCCACCGCTGCCGGTGATCACGGTGACGTCGAACTCGCGCGGATCCAGCCCCAGCGCCCCGCGCAGCGCCATCGCACCCGCGCCGCCTTCGAGCCTGGTGATGATCGTGGCGACGCGCGGCCTGCGGCTCATCG harbors:
- a CDS encoding glycosyltransferase, coding for MSRRPRVATIITRLEGGAGAMALRGALGLDPREFDVTVITGSGGRLLREATDAGLATVLEPALRAPIAPADDLRALRRLTALLRRGSFDVVHTHCAKAGALGRVAAARAGAARIVHSYHGFPFHEFQRAPRRQAYLAVERALGGVTDVALCVGTGVAVEAVRRGLIAPERVRTTGVAVRPVPIRPGQARRELGLPPAATVVGAVGRLVYQKAPEDWVRALAALRRPDVIGVWIGDGERAARVRSAAARLGVRVELAGDRPDAAELVQAFDVFVQSSRYEGLPLAVVEAMSGGVPVVATAVNAIGDVIVPGVTGLLVPPARPDLLGSAVASLLADPPWAAGLAAAARARIAGVHTEAALAAELAAAYRDPVTPSATGAKPSGAVVEPPGNIRDLR